One genomic segment of Branchiostoma floridae strain S238N-H82 unplaced genomic scaffold, Bfl_VNyyK Sc7u5tJ_1564, whole genome shotgun sequence includes these proteins:
- the LOC118408270 gene encoding alpha-ketoglutarate-dependent dioxygenase alkB homolog 3-like: protein MQSSKDKRRRLRLQGSRAVQAGKPVKPFGGPGRGRGGGAVGGGGQQQQTPGYSGDDNSRSSAEPRQMRGSKPTWLEKDERLGEKSFVFHQPTKAIRKPPDPKVIKEDGVFEISSSPSGVSRLRYFPHFVDPKEADWMFDQLEAEIPWRQRKGIDREGVEYLQPRLTAWFGEIPYSYSRLTHEANPHWHPIVTMLRDHITQSCGHTFNSVLCNLYRDDKDSIAWHSDNEYSLRKNPIIASLTLGAIRTFELRKNPPPEEDGDYTYTERVKIPLNHGSLLIMEGATQEDWQHRVPKEYHDRGARINLTFRTIYPEEES from the exons ATGCAGAGCTCGAAGGACAAGAGAAGGCGGTTAAGGCTGCAAGGTTCACGGGCGGTACAGGCAGGAAAACCGGTGAAACCTTTCGGTGGACCGGGAAGGGGtagagggggaggggcagttgggggaggggggcagcagcAACAGACTCCCGGATACAGCGGTGATGACAACAGCAGAAGCTCGGCAGAGCCCCGTCAGATGCGCGGTAGCAAGCCGACGTGGTTGGAAAAGGACGAAAGACTTGGGGAGAAGAGTTTTGTCTTCCATCAGCCAACAAAG GCTATAAGGAAGCCACCGGATCCCAAAGTTATCAA AGAGGACGGAGTTTTTGAAATAAGTTCAAGTCCATCAGGAGTTTCCAG GTTACGATACTTCCCACACTTTGTCGACCCTAAGGAAGCTGATTGGATGTTTGACCAGTTGGAGGCTGAAATCCCCTGGAGACAGAGGAAAGGGATAGACAGGGAAG GTGTGGAATACCTGCAGCCGAGGTTGACAGCATGGTTTGGTGAAATTCCATATTCCTACTCCAGACTCACACATGAAGCTAACCCACAT TGGCACCCTATAGTGACTATGTTACGTGACCACATCACCCAGTCTTGTGGCCACACCTTCAACTCTGTACTGTGTAACCTGTATCGGGATGACAAGGACTCCATAGCCTGGCACTCCGACAACGAATACTCCCTACGGAAAAACCCCATCATAGCCTCGCTAACCCTCGGTGCCATCAGGACCTTTGAGTTACGAAAGAACCCACCACCA GAAGAGGATGGTGACTACACTTACACAGAGAGAGTGAAGATTCCCCTGAACCATGGGAGCTTACTGATCATGGAGGGGGCAACACAAGAAGACTGGcag CACCGTGTCCCAAAGGAATATCATGACAGAGGAGCAAGGATAAACTTGACCTTCAGAACTATCTACCCTGAAGAAGAATCATGA